One segment of Hydrogenothermus marinus DNA contains the following:
- the thpR gene encoding RNA 2',3'-cyclic phosphodiesterase has protein sequence MKRVFVGSFIDQKISKKFYSKIKKDFAGVISGRWIPTENLHITYKFLGNVPENKVKDIKNVLSEILDKQINTKIILKGLSAFPNIENPKVFYISVEDKKGDLKEIHNFVEEKLENLEFEREKRSFTPHITLKRPKFVKIHQFKEKLKEYQYKEFAHIFNIEVNVIESILTNKGAIYRKI, from the coding sequence TATTCAAAAATAAAAAAGGATTTTGCAGGTGTTATTTCTGGTAGATGGATTCCTACTGAAAATCTACATATAACTTATAAGTTCTTAGGAAATGTTCCCGAAAACAAAGTAAAAGATATAAAAAATGTACTTTCTGAAATTTTAGATAAACAGATAAATACAAAAATAATTTTAAAAGGCTTATCTGCATTTCCTAATATTGAAAATCCTAAGGTTTTTTACATATCTGTTGAAGATAAAAAAGGTGATTTAAAAGAAATACATAATTTTGTAGAAGAAAAATTAGAAAATTTAGAATTTGAGAGAGAAAAAAGAAGTTTTACTCCACATATAACATTAAAAAGACCAAAATTTGTAAAAATTCATCAATTTAAAGAAAAATTAAAAGAATACCAATATAAAGAATTTGCACATATATTTAATATTGAGGTCAATGTTATTGAAAGTATATTAACTAATAAAGGGGCAATTTACAGAAAAATATAA
- a CDS encoding HepT-like ribonuclease domain-containing protein, producing the protein MLPKTIDIKFLNEKAGKVKTYIKKIKQILDLGKEEFENKPIYPDRVKYYLVVLNDELEEISCHLLSIIYNKSFKDNCLKIISKEEIFNPKLSRALLDLYNFKENLMEKNLNYQPENMYSIVSDIILTLDNMFIPELSKIVKELKEKQPKLKISINIKRVQQNISAILSNIKKLKTFLKYSKEEFINSPLFIDRSKYFLVVAIDGANWICKHLLRKLGEKNTDECFIKLYEKNIIDKETAYFLQDLQNNRINLADPTKEISSEKIYYWVENSNKYFKRFIQDIIKAVKG; encoded by the coding sequence ATGCTTCCAAAAACCATAGATATTAAATTTTTAAATGAAAAAGCTGGAAAAGTAAAAACATATATAAAAAAGATAAAGCAGATTTTAGATTTAGGCAAAGAAGAATTTGAAAATAAACCAATATATCCAGATAGGGTAAAATATTATTTAGTTGTTTTAAATGATGAATTAGAAGAAATATCTTGTCATTTACTTTCTATTATTTACAATAAATCTTTTAAAGACAACTGTTTAAAAATAATTTCAAAAGAGGAAATATTTAATCCTAAGCTTTCAAGGGCTTTACTTGATTTATATAATTTTAAAGAAAATCTAATGGAAAAAAATCTAAATTACCAACCTGAAAATATGTATTCTATAGTCTCTGATATAATCTTAACTTTAGACAATATGTTTATTCCAGAACTTTCAAAGATTGTAAAAGAATTAAAAGAAAAACAGCCTAAGCTAAAAATATCTATTAATATAAAAAGGGTTCAACAAAATATATCTGCCATTTTATCAAATATAAAAAAATTAAAAACTTTCTTAAAATATTCAAAAGAAGAGTTCATAAATTCGCCTTTGTTTATAGATAGATCTAAATATTTTTTAGTTGTTGCTATAGATGGAGCTAACTGGATATGTAAACATCTTTTAAGGAAGTTAGGAGAGAAAAATACAGATGAATGTTTTATAAAGCTATATGAAAAAAATATTATAGATAAAGAAACAGCATATTTTTTACAAGATTTACAAAATAACAGAATTAATCTTGCTGATCCAACAAAAGAAATTTCTTCAGAAAAAATTTATTATTGGGTTGAAAATAGTAATAAATATTTCAAAAGATTTATACAGGATATAATAAAGGCTGTAAAAGGTTAA
- the lpxC gene encoding UDP-3-O-acyl-N-acetylglucosamine deacetylase encodes MDKYQKTIKKEILIEGIGLHSGEYTTLRLIPASENEGINFIKNNEIIPAKIKYASGFDFSTTIEKNGQKVQTIEHLMASLFFLGIDNIYIEINGKEIPILDGSAKSFIEKIKKAGIQNQKAEKVYAVLNKEILVENEDKYIHATISENPVYRYKAKYNNNIIGNRDFEFKPFEENYNHIADARTYCFFEEVEFLRQNGLARGGSLDNAVVFKDDNVLNPEGLRYEDEPVRHKLLDLIGDLYLLGYPIIADITSFKGGHKLNAEFLRKALKENAFDFVPASKLESLNLKVA; translated from the coding sequence ATGGATAAATATCAAAAAACAATAAAAAAAGAAATTTTAATAGAAGGAATAGGACTTCATTCTGGAGAATATACTACATTAAGATTAATACCTGCAAGTGAAAATGAAGGAATTAATTTTATAAAAAATAATGAAATTATCCCAGCGAAAATAAAATATGCTTCTGGATTTGATTTTTCTACTACTATAGAAAAAAATGGACAAAAAGTTCAAACTATTGAGCATCTTATGGCTAGCTTGTTTTTCTTAGGAATAGATAATATTTATATAGAAATTAATGGGAAGGAAATTCCTATTTTAGATGGAAGTGCTAAAAGTTTTATTGAGAAAATAAAAAAAGCAGGAATACAAAATCAAAAAGCTGAAAAAGTATATGCAGTATTAAATAAAGAAATATTAGTGGAAAATGAAGATAAATATATACATGCAACTATTTCTGAAAATCCTGTATATAGATACAAAGCTAAATATAATAATAATATAATCGGAAATAGAGATTTTGAGTTTAAGCCTTTTGAAGAAAACTATAATCATATAGCAGATGCAAGAACATACTGCTTTTTTGAAGAAGTAGAATTTTTAAGACAAAATGGGCTTGCAAGAGGTGGTTCCTTAGATAATGCAGTAGTTTTTAAAGACGACAATGTTTTAAATCCTGAGGGATTAAGATATGAAGATGAGCCTGTTAGACATAAACTTCTTGATTTGATAGGTGATTTATATTTATTAGGGTATCCTATAATTGCAGATATTACATCTTTTAAAGGTGGACATAAATTAAATGCTGAATTTTTAAGAAAAGCATTAAAGGAAAACGCATTTGATTTTGTACCTGCATCTAAACTTGAAAGCTTAAATCTTAAAGTAGCTTAA
- a CDS encoding uroporphyrinogen-III synthase, which translates to MKTLLITREDKLNKSIENLAKSKYVNLIYFPLIKTIPLDFDYINLPTIDGIIFSSKKAVDYFLKKQDLPKDILILAVGNKTGEYLKNLGFNNIIIPEKNSAEGIKEIIEKKFKDKKFIHITTKKGRPINLPNIKRVFVYDTKLNIPENKYEIYNLLKSGNIDYILFSSPSTFLSFKNLFKDFKDLLKNTKIISIGNTTKKEIEKEGLKVDIIPTKPSFEEIIKLL; encoded by the coding sequence ATGAAAACATTACTAATTACAAGGGAAGATAAGTTAAATAAAAGTATAGAAAATTTGGCAAAAAGTAAGTATGTTAATTTAATATATTTTCCATTAATAAAAACAATTCCTTTAGATTTTGATTATATAAATTTACCCACAATTGATGGAATAATTTTTTCTTCAAAAAAGGCAGTTGATTATTTTTTAAAAAAACAAGATTTACCAAAAGATATATTAATTCTTGCAGTAGGAAATAAAACAGGTGAATATCTAAAAAATTTAGGATTTAATAATATTATTATTCCTGAAAAAAATTCTGCAGAAGGTATAAAAGAAATTATTGAAAAAAAATTTAAAGATAAAAAATTTATTCATATTACAACAAAAAAAGGTAGGCCAATAAATTTACCAAATATTAAAAGAGTTTTTGTTTATGATACAAAGCTTAATATTCCTGAAAATAAATATGAAATTTATAATTTATTAAAATCTGGAAATATAGATTATATTTTATTTTCAAGTCCTTCAACTTTTTTATCTTTCAAAAACCTATTTAAAGATTTTAAAGATTTATTAAAAAATACAAAAATTATATCTATTGGAAATACAACAAAAAAAGAGATAGAAAAAGAAGGTTTAAAAGTAGATATTATTCCTACGAAACCTTCTTTTGAAGAAATAATTAAGCTACTTTAA
- a CDS encoding ion transporter: MFIEDNFLRKFTKYYRILKRKVYNTIESETSPRKQLYDVVALFVVITSSIAILPDFIPTFQAKLPPDLNKFLNDYENIALYFFLIEYILRWWVISNFTKDFLKGFEEYLDLPLYIRIFKGLKSAFIPKLKWMITPYAIIDLLAILPLFRPLRAFRILRVLRILKIIRYGGALKSLYLALKEQSFLFAFIAFSLITWIFSISLIVYIYEYNAGNKLFENMWNALYWGLITVSTVGYGDIVPKTEEGRILTSVLIAGGIVFVSALTATFSAALVGRLMDIKGGEIKLDNLENHIVICGWNETAEEVIEQLIASDVEKEIVIVTNLPKSEIGIKLPDYIGYKRGDFINDTTLLDVAVDKASDVIIVAEREEGISERNIDARTALTAMLVSSINPTANIYVEVLLDEDAEIFKKRMRVKEVLVHGQLLGKILFSGLVNPGTTDLIKTLIDKETGIRKVKVSRIGKFNNFGELLAYVRSKNLMPIAIERRKKTYLNPPDTFIIEKDDYVFLVPGERQG, encoded by the coding sequence ATGTTTATTGAAGATAATTTTTTAAGAAAATTTACAAAATATTACAGGATTTTAAAAAGGAAAGTATATAACACAATTGAAAGTGAAACTAGTCCTCGTAAGCAGTTATATGATGTTGTTGCTCTTTTTGTTGTAATTACTTCATCTATAGCTATACTTCCTGATTTTATTCCTACATTCCAAGCTAAACTACCTCCTGACCTTAATAAATTTTTAAATGATTATGAAAATATAGCTCTATACTTTTTTCTAATAGAATATATATTAAGATGGTGGGTTATATCTAATTTTACGAAAGATTTTCTAAAAGGATTTGAAGAATACTTAGATTTACCTTTATATATAAGAATTTTTAAAGGTTTAAAATCAGCATTTATACCAAAATTAAAATGGATGATAACACCGTATGCAATTATAGACCTACTTGCAATACTTCCATTATTTAGACCTTTAAGAGCTTTTAGAATTTTAAGAGTTTTAAGAATATTAAAAATAATAAGATATGGCGGTGCTTTAAAAAGTCTTTATTTAGCATTAAAAGAACAAAGTTTTTTATTTGCATTTATTGCTTTTTCATTAATTACTTGGATATTTAGTATCTCTTTAATTGTTTATATTTATGAATATAATGCAGGAAATAAACTTTTTGAAAATATGTGGAATGCTTTATATTGGGGGCTTATTACTGTATCTACAGTTGGGTACGGAGATATTGTTCCTAAAACAGAAGAAGGTAGAATATTAACATCTGTACTTATAGCAGGTGGTATAGTTTTTGTTTCAGCTTTAACAGCTACTTTTTCTGCAGCATTAGTTGGAAGATTAATGGACATTAAAGGAGGAGAAATAAAATTGGATAACTTAGAAAATCATATTGTAATATGTGGATGGAATGAAACTGCTGAAGAAGTTATAGAACAGTTAATTGCTTCAGATGTAGAAAAAGAGATTGTAATTGTTACAAATTTACCAAAGTCAGAAATAGGAATTAAACTTCCAGATTATATAGGATATAAAAGAGGTGATTTTATTAATGATACTACTTTACTTGATGTAGCAGTAGATAAAGCTTCTGACGTAATAATAGTAGCAGAAAGAGAAGAAGGTATTTCTGAAAGAAATATAGATGCAAGAACAGCACTTACAGCTATGTTAGTTTCAAGTATAAATCCTACAGCAAATATATATGTTGAAGTATTACTTGATGAAGATGCTGAGATATTTAAAAAAAGAATGAGAGTTAAAGAAGTGTTAGTCCATGGACAATTATTAGGTAAAATCCTATTTAGTGGACTTGTAAATCCAGGTACAACAGATTTAATAAAAACATTAATAGATAAAGAAACAGGAATTAGAAAAGTTAAAGTATCAAGAATTGGAAAGTTTAATAATTTTGGAGAACTTCTTGCTTATGTAAGATCAAAAAATCTTATGCCTATTGCTATAGAAAGAAGAAAAAAGACATATCTAAATCCTCCTGACACATTCATAATTGAAAAAGATGATTATGTATTTTTAGTTCCAGGTGAAAGACAAGGATGA
- the epmA gene encoding elongation factor P--(R)-beta-lysine ligase, translating into MDLVISKNKVFKAIRDYFNNTDAYEVITDILQDYPNLDPNIYPIECEVFNEKNEKFIKYLHTSPEIQMKKLLSKYKKDIYQITKVFRNFEGSKKHKIEFIMLEWYRVGYNLEDLMEDTQNIFIETAIALYKKPVIQYKGKKYDLRKVEKISVDEAFYKFTKVYPEDYENLLRFLHKKEGLKKEIDYEEAYFRVYAFYVEPNLGKDKLTFIYDYPPTFSAFAKIENGKGKRFEAYINGIELVNGYYELTDPIEQEKRFKEDIEKKEKETGKKYEIDKEFIDSLKNMPKSSGASLGIDRLLMILLNKEDIKEVNYLYYVY; encoded by the coding sequence ATGGATTTAGTTATATCAAAAAACAAAGTATTTAAAGCTATAAGAGATTATTTTAATAATACCGATGCTTATGAAGTAATTACAGATATACTTCAAGATTATCCAAATCTTGATCCAAATATTTATCCTATAGAATGTGAAGTGTTTAATGAAAAGAATGAAAAATTTATAAAATATCTTCATACTTCTCCTGAAATTCAGATGAAAAAATTACTTTCAAAATATAAAAAAGATATATATCAAATAACTAAGGTTTTTAGAAATTTTGAAGGTTCAAAAAAACATAAAATAGAGTTTATAATGCTTGAATGGTATAGAGTTGGATATAATCTTGAAGATTTAATGGAAGATACCCAAAATATCTTTATAGAAACTGCTATAGCTTTATATAAAAAGCCTGTTATTCAATACAAAGGAAAAAAGTATGACTTAAGAAAAGTAGAAAAAATATCTGTAGATGAAGCTTTTTATAAATTTACAAAAGTTTATCCAGAAGATTATGAAAACCTTTTAAGGTTTTTACACAAAAAAGAAGGATTGAAAAAAGAAATAGATTATGAAGAAGCTTATTTTAGAGTTTATGCTTTTTATGTAGAGCCAAATCTTGGAAAAGATAAATTAACTTTCATATATGATTACCCTCCAACATTTTCAGCTTTTGCTAAAATAGAAAATGGAAAAGGAAAAAGATTTGAAGCTTATATTAATGGAATTGAACTTGTTAATGGATACTATGAACTTACAGATCCAATAGAACAAGAAAAAAGATTTAAAGAAGATATTGAAAAAAAAGAAAAAGAAACAGGGAAAAAATACGAAATAGATAAAGAGTTTATAGATAGTTTGAAAAATATGCCTAAATCTTCAGGTGCTTCTTTAGGAATTGATAGACTTTTAATGATTTTATTAAATAAAGAAGATATTAAAGAGGTTAATTATTTGTATTATGTTTATTGA
- the mtnC gene encoding acireductone synthase yields MIKAILLDIEGTVSPISFVKDVMFPYSMEKMENYIKNNKEKVKHILDKVREIEGKNLTDEEVIKTLKRWIDEDKKIDPLKEIQGYIWKEGFETGKLKAPIYKDAYEKMKQWKDKYKLYIYSSGSVNAQKLFFSYTEYGNILDWFSGHFDLKIGSKKEKSSYEKIAKEIGLKPEKILFLSDNPDEIKAAKEAGLEVIKVSRPEDVPYLENFPYKQIKSFEEIDL; encoded by the coding sequence ATGATAAAAGCTATATTACTTGATATAGAAGGTACAGTATCACCTATATCTTTTGTTAAGGATGTAATGTTTCCTTATTCTATGGAAAAAATGGAAAATTACATAAAAAATAATAAAGAAAAAGTAAAGCATATTTTAGATAAAGTTAGAGAAATAGAAGGTAAAAATTTAACAGATGAAGAAGTTATAAAAACATTAAAAAGATGGATAGATGAAGATAAAAAGATTGATCCATTGAAAGAAATTCAAGGATATATATGGAAAGAAGGATTTGAAACAGGAAAATTAAAAGCTCCTATTTATAAAGATGCTTATGAAAAAATGAAACAATGGAAAGATAAATATAAGCTTTATATATACTCTTCTGGCTCTGTTAATGCTCAAAAATTATTTTTTTCTTATACAGAGTATGGAAATATTTTAGATTGGTTTTCAGGACATTTTGATTTAAAAATAGGAAGTAAAAAAGAAAAAAGCTCTTATGAAAAGATAGCTAAAGAAATAGGTTTAAAACCTGAAAAAATTCTATTTTTATCAGATAATCCTGATGAGATAAAGGCAGCAAAAGAAGCAGGACTTGAAGTAATTAAAGTTTCAAGGCCTGAAGATGTGCCATATTTGGAAAATTTTCCATATAAACAGATTAAAAGTTTTGAGGAGATAGATTTATGA
- the rsgA gene encoding ribosome small subunit-dependent GTPase A: MKKGLVVDREAKYIGVYIDGKVYTGIPRKKVLKKTKIYAGDYVLGKIIDNENFAIEQIENRKNLLIRPKVANVDKALILQTLKMPPFDDFLLDNLLVIYDYFQVEPVIVFNKIDLLNEEENKELTDIENLYKNAGYQVYKVSTKTGEGIDKLKKSLEGDIIITAGPSGTGKSSLVSKILNIDLETGDVSKKTERGRHTTTGIKLFKFGENSFIADTPGFSSVDASLFMDKKEIKNHFREFLRYSCKFSDCTHTKEPGCKVKEAVEKGEISPKRYENYLKILEKAK; the protein is encoded by the coding sequence ATGAAAAAAGGATTAGTTGTAGATAGAGAAGCTAAATATATAGGTGTTTATATAGATGGAAAAGTATATACAGGTATTCCAAGAAAAAAGGTTTTAAAAAAGACAAAGATATATGCAGGAGATTATGTTCTTGGTAAGATCATAGATAATGAAAATTTTGCAATAGAACAGATAGAAAATAGAAAAAATCTTTTAATAAGGCCAAAAGTAGCAAATGTTGATAAAGCTTTAATTCTTCAAACATTAAAAATGCCACCTTTTGATGATTTCCTTCTTGATAATCTTCTTGTAATATATGATTATTTTCAAGTAGAACCGGTAATTGTTTTTAATAAGATTGATTTATTAAACGAAGAAGAAAATAAAGAGCTTACAGATATTGAAAATCTTTATAAAAATGCAGGCTATCAAGTTTATAAAGTAAGTACAAAAACAGGCGAAGGTATTGATAAGTTAAAAAAATCTCTAGAAGGGGATATTATTATCACAGCAGGACCTTCAGGAACAGGTAAAAGTTCATTAGTATCAAAAATTTTAAATATAGATTTAGAAACAGGAGATGTTTCTAAAAAAACAGAAAGAGGAAGACATACCACAACAGGTATTAAACTTTTTAAGTTTGGAGAAAACTCATTTATTGCTGATACTCCCGGTTTTTCAAGTGTTGATGCATCCTTGTTTATGGACAAAAAAGAGATTAAAAATCATTTTAGAGAGTTTTTAAGATATAGTTGTAAATTTTCAGATTGTACACATACAAAAGAACCTGGTTGTAAAGTCAAAGAAGCAGTAGAAAAAGGAGAAATATCCCCTAAGAGATATGAAAATTATTTAAAAATATTAGAAAAAGCAAAATAA
- a CDS encoding SixA phosphatase family protein, translating to MGKKDIRKIFLVRHAKAEKRENWEGDDCKRPLTEEGEKEFRKFTNFIVQILPEDIKIISSPCERALKTAKILAEVLYKEVNIEENLSPDAEPEDYLEVVKNYEGNIVLVGHEPDLSLFLNEITCISPNRVAFKKGTVAEIIEKKDKFLLAGFYRPNFLKS from the coding sequence ATGGGTAAGAAAGATATAAGAAAAATATTTTTAGTAAGACATGCAAAAGCAGAAAAAAGAGAAAATTGGGAAGGTGATGATTGCAAGAGACCTTTAACAGAAGAAGGAGAAAAAGAGTTTAGAAAGTTTACAAATTTTATTGTTCAGATATTACCTGAAGATATAAAAATAATATCAAGTCCTTGTGAAAGAGCTTTAAAAACAGCAAAGATTTTAGCAGAAGTTTTATATAAAGAGGTTAATATAGAAGAAAATCTTTCACCAGATGCAGAGCCTGAAGATTATTTAGAAGTAGTAAAAAATTATGAAGGTAATATTGTATTAGTAGGACATGAACCTGACTTAAGCCTATTTTTAAATGAAATTACCTGTATAAGTCCAAATAGAGTTGCTTTCAAAAAAGGAACAGTAGCTGAGATAATAGAAAAAAAAGATAAATTTCTTTTAGCAGGATTTTACAGACCAAACTTTTTAAAAAGCTAA
- the ppk1 gene encoding polyphosphate kinase 1 — protein MGNAKKDINLDNPKLYINRELSWLEFNKRVLEESEDENNPLLERLKFIAIFFTNLDEFFMIRVAGLKKLVSANVNTPSFDGLTPKEQLSKITKRTNQLLKETEKQYKHLLSKLKEEKIHIHSYKKLSKNLKNKADKYFEEFVYPILTPLAVDQTHPFPHLSSLSFNIIVEMISEEIQFGLVPIPKILPRFIRLKENGKEEHYIYLEDLIINHIDKLFPNQEIRNVATFRVTRDADIVIQELEADDLLEEIEKGLRERRFGKPVRLEIKGGSEFILNFLKDELNIKDYDVYRMNIPLNLSDLWTLYRKIDRPDLKFPPYVSYYPPQFNVEKIFNILKKNEYIIFTPYESFDPIVELVEEAAEDPNVLAIKQTLYRVGKNSPIVEALSKAAQNGKEVTAVVEIKARFDEESNIVWAKRLEEDGVHVIYGVPGLKTHAKILMIVRKEETGLKKYIHLGTGNYNIETSKVYSDIHFLTSDKDIGDDVNKIFNLITGYFHPPKLNKLFISPVNLKDKILELIKEETKYGKDGRILAKMNSLVDPEIIKALYKASQAGVKIDLIVRGICCLRPGIENISENINVISIVGKYLEHARIFYFKSGGEENIFISSADWMPRNFHRRVETLVPIEKKELKEKLKSILEIQLKDTAKARILTSSGEYIRPKKRDFNSQEVFEKWVRKI, from the coding sequence ATGGGGAATGCTAAAAAGGATATAAATCTGGATAATCCTAAGCTTTATATTAATAGAGAACTTAGTTGGCTTGAATTTAATAAAAGAGTTTTAGAAGAATCAGAAGATGAGAATAATCCTCTTCTTGAAAGGCTAAAATTTATAGCTATCTTTTTCACGAATTTAGATGAATTTTTTATGATAAGAGTAGCAGGATTAAAAAAATTAGTTTCTGCAAATGTTAATACCCCTTCTTTTGATGGTTTAACACCAAAAGAACAACTTTCAAAAATAACAAAAAGAACAAATCAACTTTTAAAAGAAACAGAAAAGCAGTATAAACATCTGTTATCTAAGTTAAAAGAAGAAAAAATTCATATACATAGTTATAAAAAACTTTCTAAAAATCTAAAGAATAAAGCAGATAAATATTTTGAAGAGTTTGTATATCCTATATTAACACCTTTAGCAGTAGATCAGACTCATCCATTTCCTCATCTTTCATCTTTAAGTTTCAATATTATTGTTGAGATGATTTCTGAAGAAATACAATTTGGACTTGTTCCTATTCCAAAAATCTTGCCAAGATTTATAAGATTAAAAGAAAATGGTAAAGAAGAACATTATATATATTTAGAAGATTTAATAATTAACCATATTGATAAACTATTTCCAAATCAAGAAATAAGGAATGTAGCAACATTTAGAGTTACAAGAGATGCAGATATTGTAATACAAGAGCTAGAAGCAGATGATTTACTTGAAGAGATAGAAAAAGGTTTAAGAGAAAGAAGATTTGGAAAACCTGTAAGACTTGAAATAAAGGGTGGTTCTGAGTTTATACTAAACTTTTTAAAAGATGAGCTTAATATAAAAGATTATGATGTATATAGAATGAATATACCTTTAAATCTTTCTGATTTATGGACTTTATATAGAAAAATAGATAGACCTGATTTAAAATTTCCTCCTTATGTATCTTACTATCCACCTCAATTTAATGTAGAAAAAATATTTAATATTTTAAAAAAAAATGAGTACATAATTTTTACACCTTATGAATCATTTGATCCTATTGTAGAATTAGTAGAAGAAGCAGCAGAAGATCCAAATGTTCTTGCAATAAAACAAACTCTTTATAGAGTAGGTAAAAACTCACCTATAGTTGAAGCTTTAAGTAAAGCCGCTCAAAATGGAAAAGAAGTTACAGCAGTAGTTGAGATAAAAGCAAGATTTGATGAAGAAAGCAATATAGTATGGGCAAAAAGATTAGAAGAAGATGGAGTTCATGTAATATATGGAGTACCTGGATTAAAAACACATGCAAAAATATTAATGATTGTAAGGAAAGAAGAAACAGGATTAAAAAAATATATCCATCTTGGAACTGGAAATTATAATATAGAAACTTCAAAAGTATATTCTGATATTCATTTTTTAACTTCAGATAAAGACATAGGAGATGATGTTAACAAAATATTTAATTTAATAACCGGATATTTCCATCCACCAAAGCTAAATAAACTTTTTATATCACCAGTAAATCTAAAAGACAAAATTTTAGAGCTTATCAAAGAAGAAACTAAATATGGTAAAGATGGCAGAATTTTAGCAAAAATGAATTCCTTAGTTGATCCTGAAATTATTAAAGCCCTTTATAAAGCATCTCAAGCAGGAGTTAAAATAGATTTAATAGTAAGAGGTATATGTTGTTTAAGACCAGGTATTGAAAATATTAGTGAAAATATTAATGTAATTAGTATAGTTGGAAAATATTTAGAGCATGCAAGAATATTTTATTTTAAATCTGGTGGAGAAGAAAATATATTCATTAGTAGTGCAGACTGGATGCCAAGAAATTTCCACAGAAGAGTAGAAACCCTTGTTCCAATAGAAAAAAAAGAGCTTAAAGAAAAGCTGAAATCAATTTTAGAAATTCAGCTAAAAGATACTGCTAAAGCAAGGATATTAACTTCTTCAGGGGAATATATAAGACCTAAGAAAAGAGATTTTAACTCTCAGGAGGTGTTTGAAAAATGGGTAAGAAAGATATAA
- a CDS encoding Ppx/GppA phosphatase family protein, producing MKKIVVIDIGSNTVKLVLYSLQGKKIKQIFKNSYYLRLLNYLKDGKITEEGINKLENLIKDFYNEVKQINPDCVISFATYIIRVAENKGEIIKRLKKYFDIQVLSGKEEAYYSAIGALLDIKEKQGLIFDIGGGSLEICEIESLKKSKSIIDTENCKSYPLGTLIFKDYMKDGKIEDEIAIRRKIRAFVNPYDFKLYETNIIVGVGGSIRALKKIAGKKRIKKKKLKEIVEKIKNMTASEIMEIYPISLERAKTVAVASIVALELMDIFKAKELVISKYGIREGIIYEKVVKNGEC from the coding sequence ATGAAAAAAATAGTAGTAATAGATATAGGTTCAAACACTGTTAAACTTGTTTTGTATTCACTACAAGGAAAAAAAATAAAACAAATTTTTAAAAACTCTTATTATCTTAGGCTATTAAATTATCTAAAAGATGGAAAAATCACAGAAGAAGGAATAAATAAATTAGAAAATCTGATAAAAGATTTTTATAATGAAGTGAAACAGATAAATCCAGACTGTGTAATATCTTTTGCAACATATATAATAAGAGTTGCAGAAAATAAAGGTGAAATAATAAAAAGATTAAAAAAATATTTTGATATTCAAGTATTATCAGGGAAAGAAGAAGCTTATTACTCAGCTATAGGTGCATTATTGGATATAAAAGAAAAACAAGGATTAATATTTGATATAGGTGGCGGAAGTTTAGAAATTTGTGAAATAGAATCTTTAAAAAAGAGTAAATCTATAATAGATACTGAAAATTGTAAAAGCTATCCTTTAGGAACTTTAATATTTAAAGATTATATGAAAGATGGGAAAATAGAAGATGAGATAGCAATAAGAAGAAAAATTAGAGCTTTTGTTAATCCTTATGATTTTAAATTATACGAAACAAATATTATTGTAGGGGTTGGCGGTAGTATAAGAGCTTTAAAAAAGATAGCTGGAAAGAAAAGAATAAAAAAGAAAAAACTTAAAGAGATAGTAGAAAAAATAAAAAATATGACAGCATCTGAAATTATGGAGATTTATCCAATTTCTTTAGAAAGAGCTAAAACAGTAGCTGTTGCAAGTATTGTTGCTTTAGAACTAATGGATATCTTTAAAGCTAAAGAACTTGTAATTTCTAAGTATGGTATAAGAGAAGGAATAATTTACGAAAAGGTAGTAAAAAATGGGGAATGCTAA